A section of the Triticum dicoccoides isolate Atlit2015 ecotype Zavitan chromosome 7A, WEW_v2.0, whole genome shotgun sequence genome encodes:
- the LOC119329835 gene encoding protein OS-9 homolog: MWFAGRASATAPLPLLLLLLVAGAAATDQIFTTSGVPFGKNSREPRYRVEFHPVDSPYHPENGQESEPMTDHEGRQYTCYLPVEETKTMKSIVPQNATNVIIESVRKVKPKEPDELLEVLKDQCFYRHEGWWSYEFCYYGKIRQVHVENEKVIQEYVLGEYDPDATDAYHDNHTSESADEDHVKDTSKRYHVHVYTNGTVCDLTDIPRYTEVRFVCSEPTVLISSIKEISSCKYVLTVQSPMLCKNPLFQQEKRTFFIHCNESLPEAEAEPAEDDDSLPKEAQMSIVPNPDKLHNYAAYAT; this comes from the exons ATGTGGTTCGCCGGCCGGGCGAGCGCCACcgcgccgctccccctcctcctgctGCTCCTGGTCGCCGGCGCTGCCGCCACCGACCAGATCTTCACCACCTCAG GTGTGCCTTTCGGGAAGAACTCGCGCGAGCCGAGGTACCGCGTGGAGTTCCATCCAGTCGATTCGCCCTACCACCCG GAGAATGGCCAGGAGTCTGAACCAATGACGGACCACGAGGGGAGACAATACACCTGCTACCTACCAGTGGAAGAAACCAAGACCATGAAGTCGATTGTCCCACAGAATGCAACCAATGTTATAATAGAAAGCGTACGGAAAGTTAAGCCAAAGGAGCCAGATGAACTGCTGGAGGTTCTCAAAGACCAGTGCTTCTACAGG CATGAAGGTTGGTGGTCTTATGAGTTCTGCTATTATGGAAAAATACGACAGGTTCATGTAGAAAATGAGAAG GTTATCCAAGAGTATGTTCTAGGTGAATATGACCCTGATGCAACCGATGCTTACCATGACAATCACACCTCCGAGTCTGCTGATGAGGATCACGTGAAAGATACTTCTAAGAG GTATCATGTCCATGTGTACACAAATGGAACTGTATGTGATCTCACAGATATACCGCGGTACACAGAG GTTAGGTTTGTTTGTTCTGAGCCCACTGTACTGATCAGTTCGATAAAGGAGATATCTTCCTGCAAGTATGTTTTAACTGTCCAAAGCCCAATGCTCTGCAAGAACCC GTTGTTTCAGCAGGAAAAACGCACCTTCTTCATCCACTGCAATGAGTCGCTTCCCGAAGCAGAAGCTGAGCCCGCCGAGGACGACGACTCTCTCCCAAAAGAAGCTCAGATGTCCATCGTTCCAAACCCCGACAAATTGCATAACTACGCAGCTTACGCTACCTGA